Below is a window of Sporosarcina ureae DNA.
TAGTGGAAAAAAATGATAGAATAGGAGTATGTGTGTAGGTAGGAAGGGGTAATCGGATGGCGCAAAAAAAAGGTATTCGTCAACACTATATAAAAGTATTTATTATTTCAATAGTCACTGCCATCATAGGAATGACTAGCATGTATTTTTATGCTAGTAGCTCTTGGGATGACTTGGAAGACGAACAGCAAGACTCATACAAAAAGACACAATTGGTGGAAAATATATCAGACTCAGTCCAAGATCTCTTTTTCCGAATCCGGGGCTACTATGCATTTCAAATAGAAGAAGAACTAAACTTTGCTTACAAAGCAATTGAAGATATTCACTCCTATTCCCGTGAATTCAAATCGCTTCGCCTAAATGCAGAAGAACAGAAAATCATTAGTGAAATTGACAATTTTTTGATGGAATACGAAAACGTAACACTTCCAACCGCTATTCATTTCGTTGAAGGAGACGATTATGAAGGCTTGCGTGAATTGGCAAAGAGTGGGGCAAATCTTTCCGTTAATAATTTTATTACATATGCCAATAAATACGAAGACTCATCAAAAGAAAAGCTTACAGGATCATATGATCGAATAAAACAACAATCTAAAGTATTCTTTTTACTTATCACAATACTCGGCTTTATCTTCTTACTCATTCCCATCTACATGGTGTGGAACGTTATCAACCGTGTAGTAAAGCCTGTTGAAGAGATCACACGCGCAGCAGATCAGTATGAAACAGAGGGTACAGTCCTGTTCCAGCCTATACAAGCAGATAATGAAATCGGCGCACTTTCCCAATCCATTCATAAAATGATGCAGCGCATTCAAATGAATGAACAAGAACTACTTTCTCAAAATGAGGAGTTAATCACACAACAGGATGAATTGTTTCATCGTCAAACAAAGATGGAATTCGCCTTATCAGAAGCTAGATTTTCTCGTTTACGTTTAGAACGTTACAATGGCTTGAGTCATCTTTTGTCATTCTCGTTAGATAAGCAAGAAGTGTGCGATCAAACTTCCAACTACCTAAATCAAATCTATCAATCCGACTTAAGTTTTCTATGGTTTCCTAAAAGCGACATTCATGCGCTAAAGGGTGTTTCAGAAAATCTTTTCAATGAAATTAAACGAGAACGTCTCGAATATATGAAAGTCCGTCTTGAAACAGAGCCCTATTTCATTATCAAACGAGAAGCAGATTATGAAAAAGGTATTGCTGACAACACTACATTTGTCTATGATTTCGTGACAGGCATTTACAACACCTCAAACGAACTCAGCGTAGTCTCCATCATTTCGCGCATCGGTAAGCCATTTACCGAGGATGATCAAGACGATTTATACGGTTTGCTAAAACGAATAGCAATTGGAGTAGACCGGATTGAGCAATACGAGCTCATAAGTCATGAACGTCAATTGAATCAAAGTATATTGGATAATATAAATGAAGGTATTCGTTTCGTTTCAAATACAAGTGAAAATGATAAGTACAATGCGGCCTTATTTCAGTTACTTGGCATGGAACCTGAAACAGAACATGGACAGTGGTCACGTGAAAAATGGACAGAGTATTTCTTGGATCGTATCAATAATCCTATTGAATACAAAGCATTTCTTGAAAATGCACTCAAACCCGAATCGACTGAATCTATTACTAACAAATATATACTCTCATTACCATCTGAAAGATCATGTGTCATGGAAGTATATAGTGTCCCAATTATTATTCAAGAAGAAAAGGTCGGAACTATCTTTGTACACCGTGATATAACACATGAACATGAAGTCAATCAAATGAAGACCGAACTAGTGTCGACTGTCAGTCACGAATTACGAACGCCATTATCCAGTATTCTTGGATTCTCTGAGCTTTTGCTAAATAAGGACATGGATGACACACGCAAAAAACGTTATCTTGAAACGATACACAGCGAAGCAAATAGACTGACTTCACTTATCAATGACTTTTTAGATATTCAGCGAATGGAATCAGGTCGTCAATCCTATACTCTCGAAGATTTATCCGTCATGGAAGTAGCTGAAAAAGCTGTGGCTAATTTACTCATTCAATCACCAATTCATACTATAAACGTGCAGGATTTAACCTACTCTTCTATAGTGCGAGCTGATTATGATCGAATTCTTCAAGTATTCATGAATTTAATCGGCAATGCTATTAAATTTTCCCCTGATGGCGGAAAAGTAAATATCACTCTTTTAAATCAACAGGATACAGTGGTAGTTTCCATATCAGATGAAGGTATTGGAATTCCTTCAGATAATACCGAGCATCTATTTGAGAAATTCTATAGATTTGATAATAGCTACAGTAGAAAAATAGGCGGCACAGGGCTTGGACTATCTATTTGTAAGGAGATCGTACAAGACCATAATGGACAAATTTGGGTAGACTCCGAGGAAAATGTAGGAACGACTATTTTCTTCTCACTTCCTTTAAAACAGCTATTGCCTAAAGAACAGATTGATACTGATAAACCTTTGGTCGTAATTGTGGAGGATGATGTAAATATCTCATTATTGCTAGGAGAAGAGTTAGCAAGTAATGGATTTTCAGTAATTCATCATTCCAAAGTAAGCAAAGCATTCGTATGTATTGAAAAAATGCAGCCCGTGGCAGTCGTCGTTGATTTAATGTTAGATAAAGGTGAAAACGGCTGGGAGTTAATTAAACAAATGAAAGCATACGCTAGAACTCAATCGATACCTATTGTCATTTCCTCTTCTATGGAAAAAGAACCATTACTGATGGAGAAATTTCATGTCAGCGAATATTTGACGAAGCCTTACCCACTTAGTGAGTTGTCCACTATTATCATACAAACTATAGATCAACCAGACGGAAGAATTTTATACCCTGAGAACAACTAAAAAGAACGTCCTTTCCAGTTTGGAAGGACGTTCTTTTTTGTATAGATATGTAGTGAAATTAAAATAGTGATTTAACCAATTCAATCAGTTCATTCGGGCTAAACGGTTTAGGCATGAAGTAAGTGGCCCCTTTCGCTAAAGCGGCATCCTGATCTGCTTGTTGTGCTTTCGCAGTAAGCATAATAACAGGGGTTTCCAGTTTCAGCGGTTGTAGACGCTCCAATAGTTCCAAACCTGTCATACGCGGCATCATATAATCCAAAAGAATGACATCATACTGATTGCTTTGAATCTTTTCAAAGGCTTCTTCCCCGTCTTCTGCTTCTTCTACTTGAAATCCTTCAAATTCTAAAGTATCCGTGAGCAGCATACGCAAAATTTCTTCATCATCTACAACTAACACTTTCTTTCCTACATATGTCAAAGTGGGCACCTCCTTCTATTCTCTTTTGTCAAATAAACGATTAGCCAGCTTATCAATTCGTCCAAGTACTTCTGTCGGTTGGAAAGGCTTAATAATATAATCATCCGCACCAAGCCAAAGAGCTGCCTTAATATCATTCGCACTTTTTCTGGCAGTCATCATAGACACAGTGACATTTGTTTTGGCGTGGTCACTCTTTAAGCGACTCAACACTTCCAATCCATCCATTTTCGGCATGACCCCATCAAGTAGTACGATAAAGTAGGCATCTTGACTGTACCAGTCATCCTCTAAAAACGAAGGGCCGTCAGCATACGTCTTGACTGTAATATCGATCTCAGAGGATTTTAACTCTAGCAAAGTTTGTTGAAGAATCTGTCTGATAAACGAATCATCGTCTACAATAATGACAATCAACTTTCTTTTTACAACCCGTTTTCTCTGATCGTAGATGACAGTTTGATTTCTCCCTGAACGTTTGGCTTCATAAAGTGCTTGGTCAGAAGCGGATATCAGATTTGCAGTATTCCCTTTATACGTCGCACTGCCTGCCGAGAAGGTTACTTGGAAGGTTTCGTCACCTGAAGTGAATATAGTTTCATTAAACTTATCCCGAATCCGTTCAACGGCATGTACTGTGTCTTCCGCTTTAATGTTATCAAACAACAAAGCAAACTCTTCACCGCCATAGCGAAACACATAATCGCCTTCACGTTTTTCATTTTTAATGATTTCTCCAAACTTCCGTAGTACTTCATCGCCTGCTGGATGCCCGTACAAATCATTTACTTGTTTAAAGTGATCTAAGTCCACTATGACAAGCGAGAAAATCGCTTCCGATTGATCTGCCTTTTTAGCCAACGTATTAATCGTTTCGTCGAAGTAACGGCGATTACCTACACCTGTCAAACTGTCTGTAATCATACTACTACTGATCGCATGTTGACGCATTTGGCGGTTGAACAAATAAGGGAAAAAGACGTCCATATCAAATGGTTTGGATATCAAGTCCATAGCACCCCGACGATAGGTCTCGATCAGAATTTCTTTCGTTGCTTCTTCACTAGATATAGCTAACGTTGTGTTCTTTTGACGCGCTGTTTCTGCAATTTGATCAAGCACCTCAAAGCCAGTCATATCAGGTAATTTTGCATCTATAATTACAATACTTGGTCTCATGGAGTAAAATTGTTCAATTCCACGCTTCCCATTTAATGAGATTATTACTTGAGCACCTAGCTTCTCAAGTAACTCTTTTAAATAGGATACAAACTCCAAGTCATCATCAATAATTAGAATAAAGGTTTCTTGATCTAGACGGTTGACGTAGCGATCGGGTAATTGAAATTCTTCTTTTTTCACGGCAACAGTATCATCGAAATACGCACGTATACGATTCTTCAGATTCTCCAATGAAGAAACAGGAATTTTCTGATCATTGGAAGACGTCAGGATTTCTAATTGTGATGCACAAAAGAGAGACAACTGTTGCAATCCGATTGTCCCAGAAGTTCCCTTCAATTTATGAAGAAAATAATACAACTCTCGTTCCGTTAAACTACCACGAACTTTCCACTCTTCAAAGATATTCTCAGTACGTTGTGCGAGCATATTCTGATATTTCTTTTGACTCACTATTTTCCCCTCCGTTCAGCGGAAGCATTCCCATTTGGCCTCTACTTCTGATTCCCCGTATTCACCTGTGTACAAAAAGAAAGCTGGTAATATAGAACGTACTACTACCAGCTCAAATGCATATTTATTCTAGACCCATTTCTTCTTTCACTACTTGTGAAATTCGATCTGCATAAGCCACACATTGTGCTTCTGTTTCAGATTCGACCATTACACGAACAAGAGGCTCTGTACCGGAAGGGCGTACAAGTACTCTTCCCTGTCCATTCATCTCTTTCTCCACTTCGTTAATAACTCCAACAATACGCATATTATCCATAACAGCATATTTATCATTAACACGAATATTGATGAGTTTCTGTGGATACACGGTCATTTCAGATGCCAATTCAGATAATTTCTTACCTGTTTGTTGCATAATATTAACTAATTGCAATGCCGTCAGTAAACCATCACCCGTTGTATTATAATCCATGAAAATAATGTGACCGGATTGTTCTCCACCAAGATTATAAGAATTCTTGCGCATCTCTTCTACAACATAGCGATCACCAACAGCTGTTTGGACACTCTTCATGCCGAATTCTTCTAAAGCCTTATAGAAGCCCAGATTACTCATCACTGTAGAGACAATTGTGTCTCCTTTTAATCTACCTTTGCTATGTAAATATCGAGCAACGATGAACATAATCTGATCACCATCGACTATATTTCCTTTTTCATCAACTGCAATGAGACGATCCCCATCGCCATCAAATGCCAGTCCGATATCTGCACTCTTTTCCACTACAAGTGACGCAAGGGTTTCAGGGTGTGTAGATCCAACTCCATCATTAATATTCAAGCCGTTTGGAGAAGCGCCCATTGTAGTCAAGTCTGCATCCAAATCCGCAAATACATGTGTCGCCAAAACTGAAGTCGCACCGTGCGCGCAATCCAGTGCAACATGGATATTCTCAAAGTCCTCATCCACGATTTGTTTCAGATATTGAATATATTTTTGACCGCCTTCAAAGTATTCCGTAATGGTCCCAACATTTCCCCCAACCGGACGAGGCAATGTATCTTCTTCCGCGTTTAATAGTTGTTCAAATTCCTCTTCTTGTGCATCTGTTAATTTAAAGCCACTTTCTCCGAAGAACTTAATTCCATTATCTTCAACAGGGTTGTGTGATGCTGAAATCATGACCCCTGCTTGAGCATTCATAACGCGTGTTAAATAGGCAACACCTGGTGTACTGATGACGCCCAGTTTCATGACCTCCACACCAACAGATAGTAGACCTGCTATTAAGGCATTCTCAAGCATTAAGCCAGAAATCCGTGTATCTCTACCTACTAACACTTCTGCTTTTTCTTCTACTTCTTTAGTGAATAAATATCCACCGATTCTGCCTAGTTTAAATGCTAGCTCGGGTGTTAGCTCTTTGTTAGCTACACCTCTGACGCCGTCTGTTCCAAAATACTGTGTCATGTTCTATTCTTCCTTTCGATCTTATCTAAGTAGATCACGTTTGGTAAGATTTTATGATTCTTTACTATCGTCCGTCTTTTTTGATATATCCGAAGCTTCACCTGAAACCTTCACCTGGACTTTTAATTTAGCAGGTACTATTCGAGTAATTCCTTCAGGTTTTTTTACGTCTACTTCCACTTTTCCAGTTTTATTTATTTTCGTTACATCCAACTCTACTGGAATTTCTTTAATAGCGTCGACTACACTCTTCGGACCATATATACGAATTGATTTATTTTCTGGGACTGCACTTTCAATAGTTACTTCTTCTGTCGGCTGTCCTATTTGCTGCAATTTCAATGGAACTTCACGGCTGTATTCCTGAATATCCACTTTGACAGTGACTTCTTCCGGATCCAATGAAACTGATAATTTATTCAAGTCTCGATCCAATACACGAACGCGAGATTTTTGTTCAAACGATTTATCCAAACTACCTTCACTTGTAATAGAAACTTTCACGAAATTAATTGCATTCACAACACTTTTCGCTCCTGTTACATTAATCGTAGAAGGCTGGACATCCATACTTTTCACTTCATAACCTTCAGCTAATAATCTAGTGTTCATCTCTGGATCCACACGGAATGATTGAGTTACCTTTTCTTCAATATTGATACTAACCGTTGCAGGGTCAAGTCGAACATCCAGTTTATCGGATAAGTTTTCTGCTTGTATACGAACGTTATGTTCACCTAGCGTTAAATTCTGCAAATCCAATTTCAATGAGAAATCTTTTAATAACTTCGTAGTCTGTACAATTTGAGCAGGACCTTCAATTGTCATATTGACCATATCAGGAACGCCAGTTACAACTAAATTCTCGGTATCATAGTATACTTCTACGGGCACGTCTTGTATAAGATCGAATACATCGCCCATAGTATTTCGGCTGGATTGATCTTCAGCTTTTACTGATAAAAACAGCATAATCGCCAAAAACAATGCAGTCAATCGCAGAAACCAGGGGCTGTCCATGAATTTATCCATTTTTTCTCTTCCCCCACTTCCATAGAGAAGTATCTGTTTGTCCTGTAGTGTTACCAAACCATGAAATACGTAATATTTTTTCAAATTCTTCTATATCTAGTTTACGGTTGATTTCTCCGTCTGTCGCCACACTAATCGCACCCGTTTCTTCTGAAACAATGATGGTTACCGAATCAGTTACTTCACTAATTCCAAGCGCCGCACGATGCCGTGTGCCGAGTTCTTTTGAAATAAACGGACTTTCTGATAAGGGTAAATAACAACCTGCAGCTGCAATACGATTTTTCGTCACAATAACAGCCCCGTCATGCAATGGCGTGTTCGGAATGAAAATATTGATAAGAAGTTCGGATGTAATATGTGAGTTCAAAGGGATGCCTGTTTCGATGTATTCACTAAGACCTGTTTCCTTTTCAATTGTAATTAACGCACCAATACGCCGCTTAGCCATATAGCTAACGGATTTGACAAATGCATCAATCAGACGGTCACGTTCTTCTTCTTCTTGCATTGCAGTCCGCGCAAAGAGTCTGCCTCGTCCTAATTGTTCTAGCGCTCTACGTAATTCGGGCTGGAATATGATGATAGCAGCCAAGAAACCGAAGCGAAGCACTTCTTCCATCATCCATTGAAGAGTTTTCAAACCAAGCCATTCCGTGATATAACGACCAATCAAAATCACGAAAATACCTTTCAGTAATTGAACGGCTTTTGTCCCTTTAATAATAGTAATTAATTTATAGAGTACGAACCAAACAAGAAGCACATCCACAATATTTTTCAGTATTCCTATTGGTGCTAATGTTGTTACTTGCTCCAAACCCGGCATGTGCTTCCCCTACCTTTTAAAAAAGTTCTTATTTATCTAGTATAGCATAATTCCCAACTAACATGCCCAACTAAAAGGTGTTGTATAAACGAATGAGAATTAAAAAAGGTGATGCGTAAGCCTGGAAGCCGCATCACCTTTTTAACTTATTCTTATTCCTTTTCGACCTTTTGTTCTTTCGAGGCAGGGATAATATCTTTTGCGACAGATTTCATCTTATACCATAGCCAATCGAATATTTCATTAATCTCTTCGCTTGATCCTGTAATGACGGCAGTGGAGGCCATATACTTCGAACCGCGTATCACGGTCACATTGCCGTCTACTTCTCCTTCTATTCGAAGGTTTCCATTCTTTACGACAAGATCTCCGACAACCGTCTCACCCGCTGGTACAACTACAGTCTCCCCTTCAACCACTATATTAGGTTGTTTAGTAAATGAAAACTGTTGTTCATTTTCAAAGCTCGAGAAGAATGATGCGCTCATAAGCAATAAAAACAACGCAGCCGCCACCATAAATGGATGCTGACGGAACCACTTCTTCGGACCTTTCTTGATGGTCTGTCTGGGTAATCGCGCATTCACGTTACTGACAAATCCAGCAGGTGCTTCCACTACATCTATACTTGTAAACAAGGTAACGGTTTGCTGTAATTCCTCGAATATATCTCTGCACTCTTCACAGGACTTTAAATGTTCGTTCAAAATCTGCTCTTCTTCATTAGTGATTTCACCATCTAAAAACGCATGCATATAATGGACAACATGTTTAGGACATTTTTCCATGAATCCAACCTCCTACATACTCCCCATTTGTTGTCGAAGTGCTTCACGTCCACGATGTACTCGTGTTTTCACTGTACCAAGTGGCATCTCTAAAATGTCAGCAATCTCCTGCAACTGTAGGTCTTCCATATATCTCAAAATAATTATCGTACGGTATTTATCGGGCAGCCTGTTTACTTCATATTGAACACGATCTTTCATTTCCATCTTCTCTACTTCTTCTTCAGGTAGCTGATGATCCGTTGCGATTTGTGAATACATATCCAAGCCTTCTGTTCCTGGCACCGTAGCATCTAGATAATAATCGGGTTTTTTCTTACGAATACGATCAATACATAGATTAGTCGCAATACGATACAGCCAAGTAGAAAACTTCCGCTTTTGATCATACGTTTCCAAATTTACATAGGCACGCACAAAAGCCTCTTGTGCAATATCTTCCGCTTCCGCTGCATTATTCAACATTCGATAGCACACTTGATATAATCGGTGTTGAAAATGAATAACAATCTCTTCAAAAGCTTCTTGATTACCGTTTAATACTTCTTTTACTCGTTTATTAATCAATTCGTCCAATAGGCTTCACCTTCCGCTCTTATGCGGCTGTCCCTTTATATACGTTAGATACTTCATTTGGTTTCATTTTTTCTTCATTTATTTTGTCCATACCTACTTTATCATTATTCACACTGAGAGTGATAGTCATTTCCACAAAGAAAAAAGTGATCAAAACCTATAGGCTTCAATCACTTCAACAAATTATAGTAGTTTTTCACCAAATAAAGATCCCATAAGTCCGACTGCTACATCTGCGGTTTTATTGTACTCATCTAGCACAGGGTTTACTTCAACGAATTCTGCAGATGTGATTACATTTGCATCTTCTAGCAATTCCATAGCTAAATGACTTTCGCGATATGTGATTCCACCAGGCACCGGCGTTCCGACTCCTGGAGTATACAATGGATCCAAACCGTCCAAATCTAACGACAAATGAACGCCATCTACTTCTCTCGAAGCAAAATACTCCAACGTTTGCTGAATTACCGCTGACATGCCATAACGGTCAACTTCATGCATTGTGAATACTTTCACGCCTTTTTCTTTAATTAATTGTCTTTCACCCGGGTCAACCGACCGCGCACCAATAATTACTACATTCTCAGGATTTATTTTCGCTCCGTCACTATGCACATTCACTAGTTGCTCATGTCCTAGCCCCATACTAACTGCAAGCGGCATGCCGTGTATATTACCTGAAGGAGATGTCTCACTTGTATTCATATCTGCATGTGCGTCATACCAAATGATTCCGAGGTTTTTATAGTGTTCGGCCAATCCTGCAAGTGTACCGATAGCAATACTATGATCGCCACCAAGTACTAGTGGAAACTTTTTATTTTTCACAATCGCGGAAACTTTTTCAGCGAGTTCTTCTGTCGCTGCCGTCACTTCTGACAAGTTCTTCAATCCCGCCTCATTGCATGTTAGGTCGTGTACTGGTGAAACAGAGATATTCCCTTGATCCGTAACGTCATGACCTAGTGCTTGAAGACGCTCAACAGCCCCTGCATATCGAATGGCGCTTGGTCCCATATCCACTCCTCGTCGGCTTTGACCAAGATCGACGGGTACTCCAATTAAAGAAATATCTAGTTTTCGCATAATGTTCCTCCTACATATTAATTTTTATTTTGAAAAACTGAACGACGTTCTCTAATCTGTAGTGAATCTTCTAATGACATCGGGCGACCATAATAATAGCCTTGTCCTTCACGACATCCTAAATTATAGAGCATTTTTGCCTGCTCAGGTAATTCTATTCCTTCTGCTACCACATTCAATCCCGCTGTATCAGCAAGTGTCACAATCGCTTTGACAATGGCCTGACTATTTTCATTCTCTAAAATATCGCGTACAAACGCCATATCAATTTTCAGCGTATCAGCTGGAAGTTCTTTTATATAACTGAATGTACTATAGCCTGTACCGAAATCATCGATCGCAATAGTAATGCCTTCACTTCGTAGCCTCTGAATGGCATCCTTCATACCATCCGTATCCATAAACGAGCTTTCTGTCAGTTCCAACTCGAGCATTTCAGGTGGCACGTGATATTCCTTAATTATATTCAAGACAGAGTCTACAAAACCCTCTTCTTTCATTTGGACAGTTGAGACATTCACAGCAAATCGGCACGTTTCACCAGCTGCTGCTTCAATCTGCGCACGCTTGCAAACTTCACGTAAAATCCATTCTCCTAGCGGCACAATAATCTTCGTTTCTTCAGCCAATGGAATGAACTTCATAGGGGGTATAATGCCCAGATCTGGATGATTCCAACGTACGAGTGCTTCAACACCTGCTAACTTACCGGTATCCAGTAAAACTTTTGGTTGATACTCCAGATAAAAGTGTTGTTGTTGGACACTTTTACGTAATTCATTTTCAAGTAATATTCGCTCTAACGACATCTTTGAAGTACCCGGCTCATACATTTCACTATCGCCGCCACCTCGCAACTTGACTTTGCCTAATGCCAAAGTGGCTTTAGTAATCAAATCGGAGGGTTGATTTGCATGTTCAGGATACATAGAAATACCGCAACTAATAGACAATGTGTAACTTTGCTTGCCTACTTGAATCGGTTTCTCTAAAAAGGTACGAATATCTTCCGCATGATTATAGAACTCCTCTTCATCTTTCAGTCCTGTGATAATGAATGCAAACTCGTCTCCTGCAATACGAGCCAACAAACTTTCAGGTCCCGTTCTCTTTTTTAGTCGCTCTCCGACCATCGCCAATAAATAGTCTCCCGCTTCATGCCCAAGTAAATCATTTGCATAACGGAGTCGATCAATATTTATATGGACAAGTGCAAATACTTGTTTGCGGGTGCGTGCTCTTTCAAATGCCAAAGCCATCTGTTCTCTAAATGAATTTCTATTCATTAAGGAAGTCAACTGATCGTTATAGACCAGATACTTAATTTTCGCTTCTGACTTCACACGTTCTGTGACATCTCGCATGACGACTAGTAGCTTATCTTCATATTCGAGTGCTTCATCCACTTCATCAATTTTCGCTTCCATAATATGCAATCCATTTTTACTATCTAAAAAAGAAAACTCTAAGTTCATTGTTTGACGTTGATACCCTACAAACTGCGAAATCTTCTTTTCTACCTTTTGTCGATTCTTTTTATATATGTAAGAAAAAAATGAACGAGAATATAGATCGTTCTCTGTATGTCCGAGAAGCTTTTGGAAAGATGGAGATGCATAATAAAAATTGCCCTCCCGATCAATCACGGCAATGTAATCAGATGCATTAGCTGTAATAATTTCATAAAGCTCCGCGCTTTTTCGTATTTCTAGTTCCATCTGCTTTCTCTCTGAAATATCATAGCGAATTGCAATATATTGATAAGGTTTACCTTTATCATTTAAAAACGGGACAATTGTTGTATCGACCCAATAAGTGGATCCATCTTTCGCACGATTACATATATCACCGCGCCAAGTTTTACCCGAGCCAATCGAAGACCACATATCTTTAAAAAAGGCTGCATCGTGGTGGCCTGAATTTACTATACTCTGATTCGAGCCAATTAATTCTTCACTCGAATATTTCGAGAGT
It encodes the following:
- a CDS encoding YbbR-like domain-containing protein; this encodes MDKFMDSPWFLRLTALFLAIMLFLSVKAEDQSSRNTMGDVFDLIQDVPVEVYYDTENLVVTGVPDMVNMTIEGPAQIVQTTKLLKDFSLKLDLQNLTLGEHNVRIQAENLSDKLDVRLDPATVSINIEEKVTQSFRVDPEMNTRLLAEGYEVKSMDVQPSTINVTGAKSVVNAINFVKVSITSEGSLDKSFEQKSRVRVLDRDLNKLSVSLDPEEVTVKVDIQEYSREVPLKLQQIGQPTEEVTIESAVPENKSIRIYGPKSVVDAIKEIPVELDVTKINKTGKVEVDVKKPEGITRIVPAKLKVQVKVSGEASDISKKTDDSKES
- the glmM gene encoding phosphoglucosamine mutase translates to MTQYFGTDGVRGVANKELTPELAFKLGRIGGYLFTKEVEEKAEVLVGRDTRISGLMLENALIAGLLSVGVEVMKLGVISTPGVAYLTRVMNAQAGVMISASHNPVEDNGIKFFGESGFKLTDAQEEEFEQLLNAEEDTLPRPVGGNVGTITEYFEGGQKYIQYLKQIVDEDFENIHVALDCAHGATSVLATHVFADLDADLTTMGASPNGLNINDGVGSTHPETLASLVVEKSADIGLAFDGDGDRLIAVDEKGNIVDGDQIMFIVARYLHSKGRLKGDTIVSTVMSNLGFYKALEEFGMKSVQTAVGDRYVVEEMRKNSYNLGGEQSGHIIFMDYNTTGDGLLTALQLVNIMQQTGKKLSELASEMTVYPQKLINIRVNDKYAVMDNMRIVGVINEVEKEMNGQGRVLVRPSGTEPLVRVMVESETEAQCVAYADRISQVVKEEMGLE
- the cdaA gene encoding diadenylate cyclase CdaA; the protein is MPGLEQVTTLAPIGILKNIVDVLLVWFVLYKLITIIKGTKAVQLLKGIFVILIGRYITEWLGLKTLQWMMEEVLRFGFLAAIIIFQPELRRALEQLGRGRLFARTAMQEEEERDRLIDAFVKSVSYMAKRRIGALITIEKETGLSEYIETGIPLNSHITSELLINIFIPNTPLHDGAVIVTKNRIAAAGCYLPLSESPFISKELGTRHRAALGISEVTDSVTIIVSEETGAISVATDGEINRKLDIEEFEKILRISWFGNTTGQTDTSLWKWGKRKNG
- a CDS encoding diguanylate cyclase is translated as MSQKKYQNMLAQRTENIFEEWKVRGSLTERELYYFLHKLKGTSGTIGLQQLSLFCASQLEILTSSNDQKIPVSSLENLKNRIRAYFDDTVAVKKEEFQLPDRYVNRLDQETFILIIDDDLEFVSYLKELLEKLGAQVIISLNGKRGIEQFYSMRPSIVIIDAKLPDMTGFEVLDQIAETARQKNTTLAISSEEATKEILIETYRRGAMDLISKPFDMDVFFPYLFNRQMRQHAISSSMITDSLTGVGNRRYFDETINTLAKKADQSEAIFSLVIVDLDHFKQVNDLYGHPAGDEVLRKFGEIIKNEKREGDYVFRYGGEEFALLFDNIKAEDTVHAVERIRDKFNETIFTSGDETFQVTFSAGSATYKGNTANLISASDQALYEAKRSGRNQTVIYDQRKRVVKRKLIVIIVDDDSFIRQILQQTLLELKSSEIDITVKTYADGPSFLEDDWYSQDAYFIVLLDGVMPKMDGLEVLSRLKSDHAKTNVTVSMMTARKSANDIKAALWLGADDYIIKPFQPTEVLGRIDKLANRLFDKRE
- a CDS encoding anti-sigma factor family protein, translating into MEKCPKHVVHYMHAFLDGEITNEEEQILNEHLKSCEECRDIFEELQQTVTLFTSIDVVEAPAGFVSNVNARLPRQTIKKGPKKWFRQHPFMVAAALFLLLMSASFFSSFENEQQFSFTKQPNIVVEGETVVVPAGETVVGDLVVKNGNLRIEGEVDGNVTVIRGSKYMASTAVITGSSEEINEIFDWLWYKMKSVAKDIIPASKEQKVEKE
- a CDS encoding ATP-binding protein — protein: MAQKKGIRQHYIKVFIISIVTAIIGMTSMYFYASSSWDDLEDEQQDSYKKTQLVENISDSVQDLFFRIRGYYAFQIEEELNFAYKAIEDIHSYSREFKSLRLNAEEQKIISEIDNFLMEYENVTLPTAIHFVEGDDYEGLRELAKSGANLSVNNFITYANKYEDSSKEKLTGSYDRIKQQSKVFFLLITILGFIFLLIPIYMVWNVINRVVKPVEEITRAADQYETEGTVLFQPIQADNEIGALSQSIHKMMQRIQMNEQELLSQNEELITQQDELFHRQTKMEFALSEARFSRLRLERYNGLSHLLSFSLDKQEVCDQTSNYLNQIYQSDLSFLWFPKSDIHALKGVSENLFNEIKRERLEYMKVRLETEPYFIIKREADYEKGIADNTTFVYDFVTGIYNTSNELSVVSIISRIGKPFTEDDQDDLYGLLKRIAIGVDRIEQYELISHERQLNQSILDNINEGIRFVSNTSENDKYNAALFQLLGMEPETEHGQWSREKWTEYFLDRINNPIEYKAFLENALKPESTESITNKYILSLPSERSCVMEVYSVPIIIQEEKVGTIFVHRDITHEHEVNQMKTELVSTVSHELRTPLSSILGFSELLLNKDMDDTRKKRYLETIHSEANRLTSLINDFLDIQRMESGRQSYTLEDLSVMEVAEKAVANLLIQSPIHTINVQDLTYSSIVRADYDRILQVFMNLIGNAIKFSPDGGKVNITLLNQQDTVVVSISDEGIGIPSDNTEHLFEKFYRFDNSYSRKIGGTGLGLSICKEIVQDHNGQIWVDSEENVGTTIFFSLPLKQLLPKEQIDTDKPLVVIVEDDVNISLLLGEELASNGFSVIHHSKVSKAFVCIEKMQPVAVVVDLMLDKGENGWELIKQMKAYARTQSIPIVISSSMEKEPLLMEKFHVSEYLTKPYPLSELSTIIIQTIDQPDGRILYPENN
- a CDS encoding response regulator transcription factor encodes the protein MLLTDTLEFEGFQVEEAEDGEEAFEKIQSNQYDVILLDYMMPRMTGLELLERLQPLKLETPVIMLTAKAQQADQDAALAKGATYFMPKPFSPNELIELVKSLF